The Dioscorea cayenensis subsp. rotundata cultivar TDr96_F1 chromosome 19, TDr96_F1_v2_PseudoChromosome.rev07_lg8_w22 25.fasta, whole genome shotgun sequence genome includes a window with the following:
- the LOC120283605 gene encoding putative disease resistance RPP13-like protein 1: MWVVDMMLRVVLSVVLWVVLSIVIPLMFGFVVMMLLVMSLVIFILSWVVLIMLRVVRMIDKDKFWKRQEDIAECLVVCIAIVFEDIMPAVVLKMLRIISRMLRDQMTKKMARVRDDLTKLQERLEKAYRKLEYADEEMMIVPYGTTNTLFHNLRAVSNDLQDIIDELFKLEDTLETMVTRKSEVHWYSPFIYVYQHLIYFPWQIKRQNKTLKIINSRLEDILKQELNDSLTLFNLNTTVEHDIDLVGEIEHDTENLVKKLMITRSSPGVHVYGIVGERGIGKTTLATKIFNHQTIKDKFQSPPPIWVDVHMNSTFHTIMNSINKFGGDLIQDKEILVVLNDVNDSKVLKDMIDYMHLITNANVLVTTRYESVITHEGIYKHKLPLFSEEDGWALICKLLFNDGEKGNMQHFEQIGKKMVNKCHGLPLSIKTIARILNTKEKNLSEWEKVLENIIVLLEPSNITLPKPVYLLPYENLSPYIKQCVIFCAFFPEDYIFDKNILIQQWVISGLVEKKEKTQQLLEDVANDYYMELVESNILQPAAAECFYYDDKTMCQMHGSMSSFGQPLVQNYGYFQGDVKALEEATTFPSSSSVPKLHHLVITNHAPLNVFPNIVKKQTSVRTLVFTSKLEITKLPKDLFQKLKLLRILDISGSDCKVLPKSLFKLLHLRHLNLSCLPIKTLPDAIGDLINLQHLILRYCGSLLYLPESILKLHKLRSIDVHQTSLTYMPFWIHQLPQLTSLVGFVASEFSSYERLAEISELKKLQTLHIVNLEVVNDLPRKVLQEHINLTNLTNLTLSCRGEGQPYEEDEKEKMQECFEALDPSSTLIEHIKINGYFGLRFHRWIMDLPFLKLKRLDLLKCKYCTELPALYHFPLLEHLRVEDAWSIKHIDLDVGPWSNVPSLKSLILKDMPEWEEWTWEPYQSHLLKPVLELLEIINCPKLKSLPQGLACHAKNLVTLTIYKAHSLEKVEVFASLKTATFFSNHNLFIISEFPTTCNFEIDDCPKLDVALLPQTSLQRHTYTSL, from the exons ATGTGGGTTGTTGATATGATGTTGCGGGTTGTGCTCTCGGTTGTGTTGTGGGTTGTGTTGTCCATTGTTATACCATTAATGTTTGGCTTTGTTGTTATGATGTTGCTGGTTATGTCCTTGGTTATTTTTATCTTGTCGTGGGTTGTTCTTATCATGTTGAGGGTTGTTCGTATGATCGATAAGGATAAATTCTGGAAGCGACAAGAAGACATAGCAGAGTGCCTGGTCGTTTGTATAGCAATTGTCTTTGAAGATATAATGCCGGCCGTTGTTCTTAAGATGTTGCGGATCATATCGCGGATGTTGCGGGATCAGATGACGAAGAAAATGGCGAGAGTGAGGGATGATCTCACGAAGTTACAAGAAAGGCTAGAAAAGGCCTACCGCAAGTTGGAGTATGCTGATGAGGAGATGATGATTGTCCCGTATGGCACCACCAACACCTTGTTTCATAATTTGAGAGCTGTTTCGAATGACTTGCAAGACATCATTGATGAATTATTTAAGCTTGAGGATACATTGGAGACAATGGTGACAAGGAAATCCGAG GTACACTGGTATTCTCCTTTCATTTATGTATACCAGCACCTGATATATTTTCCCTGGCAAATtaagagacaaaataaaactctTAAAATCATTAACTCTAGATTGGAAGATATTCTCAAACAAGAGTTAAACGACAGTTTGACTTTATTTAATCTTAATACCACTGTAGAACATGATATTGATCTAGTTGGTGAAATAGAGCATGATACCGAAAACCTAGTGAAGAAGTTAATGATCACCCGTAGTTCTCCGGGAGTTCATGTTTATGGGATTGTCGGGGAGAGAGGCATTGGCAAAACAACTCTAGCTACAAAAATCTTCAACCACCAAACAATTAAAGATAAATTCCAGTCGCCACCACCGATATGGGTAGATGTTCACATGAATTCTACTTTTCATACAATAATGAATTCCATAAATAAATTTGGTGGTGATTTAATTCAAGATAAGGAAATTTTGGTGGTTCTCAATGATGTTAATGATTCAAAAGTACTAAAAGACATGATTGACTATATGCATTTAATCACTAACGCCAATGTTTTAGTCACAACTAGGTATGAAAGTGTCATAACTCATGAGGGCATTTATAAACATAAGTTACCATTATTCTCCGAGGAGGATGGTTGGGCCTTGatttgtaaattattatttaatgatggTGAAAAGGGGAACATGCAACACTTTGAACAAATAGGTAAAAAGATGGTGAACAAGTGTCATGGCCTTccactttcaatcaaaaccattgCTAGAATCCTAAATACTAAAGAGAAAAATCTTAGTGAGTGGGAGAAGGTCctagaaaatattattgttttactAGAACCCTCAAATATAACACTACCTAAGCCAGTTTATTTGCTCCCTTATGAGAACTTGTCGCCGTATATCAAGCAATGTGTCATCTTCTGTGCATTCTTCCCCGAGGATTATATCTTCGACAAGAACATTTTGATCCAACAATGGGTTATTTCCGGGCTGgtggaaaagaaggaaaagacaCAGCAGCTTTTGGAAGATGTAGCAAATGATTACTACATGGAACTAGTTGAAAGCAATATTTTACAACCAGCTGCTGCAGAATGCTTTTATTATGATGATAAAACCATGTGCCAAATGCATGGTAGTATGAGCTCGTTTGGTCAACCTTTGGTTCAAAATTATGGTTATTTTCAAGGTGATGTTAAAGCATTAGAAGAAGCCACAACTTTCCCCTCGTCATCTTCCGTACCAAAGCTACATCATTTGGTAATCACAAATCATGCACCATTGAATGTCTTTccaaatattgtgaaaaaacaGACATCAGTGAGAACGCTCGTCTTCACAAGCAAGCTTGAAATAACCAAGCTACCCAAAGATCTCTTCCAAAAGCTCAAGCTCTTGCGGATTTTGGATATAAGCGGCTCTGATTGTAAAGTTCTACCAAAATCTCTATTCAAGCTCCTGCACCTGCGTCACCTAAATCTGTCATGTTTACCCATCAAGACACTTCCAGATGCCATAGGGGATCTCATCAATCTACAACACTTAATCCTCAGATACTGTGGAAGTCTACTATATCTCCCTGAGAGCATTCTAAAATTGCATAAGCTCAGGAGCATTGACGTTCACCAAACATCACTCACGTACATGCCATTTTGGATACATCAACTACCTCAATTGACTAGTCTCGTTGGATTCGTGGCAAGTGAATTTTCAAGTTACGAAAGATTAGCAGAAATTAGCGAACTGAAGAAGCTCCAAACCCTCCACATTGTGAATTTGGAGGTTGTCAATGATCTTCCTCGCAAGGTACTCCAAGAACATATTAATCTCACTAATCTCACTAATCTCACACTTTCTTGTCGAGGAGAGGGTCAACCatatgaagaagatgagaaggAGAAAATGCAAGAGTGCTTTGAGGCTCTCGACCCTTCGTCCACATTAATCGAACATATCAAGATCAATGGTTACTTCGGCCTAAGATTCCATCGATGGATCATGGATTTACCTTTTCTTAAATTGAAAAGGCTTGACTTGCTCAAGTGTAAATATTGCACCGAACTTCCAGCATTGTACCACTTTCCTTTGTTGGAACACCTTCGTGTTGAAGATGCATGGTCCATAAAGCACATTGATTTAGACGTTGGACCCTGGAGCAATGTTCCTAGCTTAAAGTCATTAATACTGAAAGACATGCCAGAGTGGGAAGAGTGGACATGGGAGCCATATCAATCTCATTTGTTGAAGCCTGTCCTCGAATTATTGGAGATCATCAACTGTCCAAAGCTCAAGTCCCTTCCTCAAGGTCTTGCTTGCCATGCAAAAAATTTGGTCACTCTCACAATCTACAAAGCACATAGCCTTGAAAAAGTTGAAGTATTCGCATCACTAAAAACCGCCACATTTTTCAGCAACCACAATCTCTTCATTATTTCTGAGTTCCCAACAACTTGCAATTTCGAGATTGATGATTGTCCTAAGTTGGATGTTGCATTGCTTCCACAAACATCCCTACAGAGGCATACATATACATCCCTTTAA